One genomic window of Terriglobales bacterium includes the following:
- a CDS encoding c-type cytochrome, translating to MRTPQINPEDYRPGRLMRVFAGLSVIFVLILASAPLRPYFAEWRDVQQRYNQLAARSGTAQIPIAIQQIWKPKLGVTDRCVSCHLGMGSAAPQPEEKLFRAHPAIPHDPKEIGCTVCHGGQGRATSKQAAHGFVSFWDEQMLDSQHQAAGCGTCHDSVPLVARGTLERGGHLVESLDCLSCHTMDGRGRGAAPDLSYVGLKGYREDWHALHMKKLAEDKTGDWRASYGEIAAADLGSIDAFLHTRVGMPRVVEAQALAMERGCLGCHKIRGRGGDEGPALDAAGRKPIGDLSFAGVPGEKTLVNYMRRHLMDPAGVVPASQMPAMAENRDEADLLATFALFLRSRDLPAEFQPKDRLRRQVLGETPPALSGEQLYGAYCSGCHAANGEGRNYGSLAVRFPGIGRADFLDVASDEFLDSTLKNGRPGRKMPGLAAAGASLTPADAKALIAFLRSLTSVPSFAQVERSASDRSLGERLYRTDCAACHGERGEGTPLGSPLATADSRVRGRHEAAYRALIAGTPGTAMPRYTRYDAASLRALVDFTTALPLVSGSRAAWKKGAGHPANGADLFRANCSGCHGAQGEGGLGPALANAGFQKAASEEFIAATIVRGREGTPMPAFGRNSVRFPKLTASEVLDLAAFVRRDLGKNPEAKVEQAQAKTSQ from the coding sequence ATGCGCACCCCGCAGATCAATCCCGAGGACTACCGCCCAGGACGGCTGATGCGCGTCTTTGCGGGACTGAGCGTGATCTTCGTATTGATTCTGGCGTCGGCTCCGCTGCGGCCCTACTTCGCCGAGTGGCGCGACGTACAGCAGCGCTACAACCAACTGGCCGCGCGTTCGGGAACGGCGCAGATTCCCATCGCCATCCAGCAGATATGGAAACCCAAGCTGGGCGTGACCGACCGCTGTGTCTCCTGCCATCTGGGTATGGGCAGCGCGGCTCCACAGCCCGAAGAGAAGTTGTTCCGCGCACATCCCGCAATTCCGCATGATCCGAAGGAGATCGGGTGCACGGTGTGCCACGGCGGACAAGGCCGCGCGACCAGCAAGCAGGCCGCGCATGGGTTCGTCTCCTTCTGGGACGAACAGATGCTCGACTCGCAACACCAAGCGGCGGGCTGCGGGACCTGCCACGACTCCGTGCCCCTGGTGGCGCGAGGAACGCTGGAGCGCGGAGGCCATCTGGTCGAGAGCCTGGATTGCCTGAGCTGTCACACCATGGACGGCCGTGGAAGGGGTGCAGCTCCCGATCTCTCCTACGTAGGGCTGAAGGGTTACCGCGAAGACTGGCACGCGCTGCACATGAAGAAGCTGGCCGAAGACAAGACGGGCGACTGGAGGGCCAGCTACGGCGAAATCGCAGCCGCCGACCTGGGTTCGATCGACGCTTTCCTGCATACGCGCGTCGGCATGCCGCGGGTGGTCGAGGCGCAGGCCCTGGCCATGGAACGCGGCTGTTTGGGGTGCCACAAAATCCGGGGCCGCGGCGGGGATGAGGGTCCGGCACTGGACGCAGCAGGACGTAAGCCCATCGGCGATCTGAGCTTTGCCGGCGTGCCGGGCGAGAAGACGCTGGTCAACTACATGCGCCGCCATCTGATGGACCCGGCGGGCGTCGTGCCCGCCAGCCAGATGCCGGCCATGGCGGAAAACAGAGATGAGGCCGACCTGCTGGCCACGTTCGCGCTCTTTCTGCGCAGCCGCGATCTTCCCGCTGAGTTCCAGCCCAAGGATCGGCTCCGGCGCCAGGTGCTCGGGGAGACGCCGCCGGCGCTCAGTGGCGAGCAGCTTTACGGTGCGTATTGCAGCGGCTGCCATGCCGCCAACGGAGAAGGACGCAACTACGGATCGCTCGCGGTGCGCTTCCCGGGAATCGGCAGGGCGGACTTCCTCGATGTGGCGAGCGACGAGTTTCTGGATAGCACGTTGAAGAACGGACGGCCGGGCCGCAAGATGCCGGGCCTGGCGGCAGCGGGAGCCAGCCTGACTCCCGCGGATGCCAAGGCGCTCATCGCCTTCTTGCGGAGTCTCACGTCTGTCCCGAGCTTCGCTCAGGTAGAGCGCTCCGCTTCCGACCGCTCCCTTGGCGAACGCCTGTATCGGACCGATTGCGCCGCCTGTCACGGCGAGCGCGGCGAAGGCACGCCGCTGGGCTCTCCGCTGGCGACCGCGGATAGCCGGGTGCGCGGACGGCATGAGGCTGCGTACCGGGCGCTCATTGCCGGCACTCCGGGCACGGCCATGCCGCGCTACACCCGCTACGACGCGGCCAGCCTCCGCGCGCTGGTCGATTTCACGACGGCGCTGCCGCTGGTGTCGGGTTCGCGCGCCGCCTGGAAAAAAGGCGCGGGCCATCCCGCGAACGGCGCTGACCTGTTTCGCGCGAACTGTTCCGGTTGTCACGGGGCGCAGGGCGAAGGTGGACTGGGTCCCGCGCTGGCCAATGCCGGTTTCCAGAAGGCGGCGAGCGAGGAGTTCATTGCCGCAACCATCGTGCGCGGGCGTGAAGGCACACCCATGCCGGCGTTTGGACGCAATAGTGTGCGTTTTCCCAAGTTGACCGCCTCCGAGGTGCTCGACCTGGCGGCATTCGTACGCCGCGATCTGGGCAAGAACCCGGAGGCCAAAGTCGAGCAAGCGCAGGCCAAGACAAGCCAGTAG